gtgttatttaactatgtgagtggcactCTGTGGcgtgacagggatttgagcaacttcctacgcggccggtgtgcgaccccctttagttttggtaaaccattctctgcaagcatgcaaaaaaataggtaattgaaatttggctccccttgtgatgtcagaaggggataataccgcctcttaatctgcactatccaaccatgccACTCCCATATAGTgcaaagatcagctcatttgcatgttaaaggacacagcacatttttgctcacacctacaaagtggcaattttaacatgctataataaaattgtctatatgatattttgagctaaaacttcacattatGTACTAcctgtcttgtgaaatgtcccctttaattaaaaaacatcttgccctgacatatcttaacatatagtATGTCAGTGCCATTTTTTTTGgtctcaagatgcacaaaaGTAATGTTCTTTGTAAgctatgtttgtaaaaactgctttaatgtcctaatataactaaagcctagtcctgtATTAATCTAAATCCATAAATCTACTCCACTTGTAGGTTCTTGTCATCAGCGTATCATGACCAGCATAAGTTCTCCAAGTGTCACAAAGCTCAACTCATTAGATAAGTCGTACATCTCTGGTGCTTGGGGCCGAGATGCCAAACTGAACGAGCAAATCTACTGGGAGCACAGCCTGGTCAGTGGAAACAAACGCGGCAACACAATCAGAATTTACAAATCATATGAAGATTTCATGGCCAGCAAGAACTACAAAGATGAATACATTGCATCGTCTTACAGTCACGCTAATGCCGTCCAGGGTTCAGGCACTATATTGTACGATAACACTGTGTTTTACCAATGCTACAACAAAGCTGAGATTTGCAGTTACAATATTCTAACAAAAGTAACCAAGCGAAAGCCTATCGTTGGTGCTggtttcaaaaacacatttccatACTGCTACTACAGCTGTCGTGATTGGACAGACTTTGATCTGGAAGCGGATCAAGGCGCTGTATGGGTGATATACGCCACGGAGGAGAACCACGGCAATATCGTTGTGAGCCGATTGGACCCGGTTGAGCTCAATATCACGCATACCtggaaaacacatttgtttaagaGATCTGTCACTAACACGTTTATGGTGTGCGGTGTCTTGTATGCTACACGTTATGTTAATGCTTATCGAGAAGAGGTATTTTATGCCTTTGATACGGTCACTGGTCAGGCGATAAACACTCTTTCTATACCTTTTGAGAAAGTTGCAGAGGGTGTAGCCAATCTGCATTTTAACCCAGTTGACCGGAAACTTTACCTGTATAACGATGCTTATCTTTTAGCATATGACACGGTCTTTTAAGGTGAGATAAGCAGATAGATAAGATAGATACATTGCCCAACTGTTTAATTGAAAGTCAAATTACACTTGATGcgattattttttatattcccAGACAGCAGATGACTCTGGGCCGGATCTGTGCCGAAATCAGCAGCTCCGTTGTGGATCTGGCCCAGAGTCATTTGATGTTTGGGTTGGGACTGAAATACGATCTGTCCTTCATATAGTCAGCAATAATAAGTATGGTTTTATATTGTTATGTGAAGATTACACTTTTACAATGTTTGTTAATAAGATGACCAAATCTTCCAAATAAACGTGCTTATGAAGTGTTGgtggttttttattttattttagtggaACCTTAACTAAACATGAAAATACATGGGGTGCATCCCAATTAGTTCTCTAATATTTTGCTTCCTTACAATCTTTAAGTATAATCGAATTTTAGCTATTATTTTAATTCTGAACAGTGTTGAATTGCTTATAAAAATGAGTTGTAATTGTAATAAAATAGTtcattgaaatgacttgtaaagctAATTAGATTATACAACAAAAATCTAATGCAGCAAAAGAGTCATACACAAAAGTCATATAAACAATCAATAGTCACGACTCGAGTCAACCAGTTTAAGGcctactttaaaatgttttaaggtAAAGAAAATTTAGCTCCCATAGAAATCCCACAATgcacaaaaaaactgaatatCAGAAAACAACAACAGGACATCAATGTTCTCTTACCGGAAATTACGTCACATTCACGGAGACTTTTGGCTTAAAATCGCACCAGGCAACTCTATAAACATAAAGACATGAGATAGAAGTTTAGcaaagacaaacatttatttaataaaagaaTTCAACATAAACACACAGGCAGGAAACGAAATCTAGTCAACATTTAtgattattattcatttgaaatattgttTAGATATGTAATACATCAAAGAGTTTTTATATGGTATTGGTGTCCCATTTTAGCATTTGTGTTGTGTAAGTTTtactaaaaaaacacaacacaaactttTAACAATTGCACATTAATGTCCAACTGTAACATTTCTAAAATCATGATAGGAAAGTTGTTGTAAAATTGAATGTGAATAATTTGATGAAACTACTCCCAAAGTGTAATACTGGACGTACAAATAGCGAGTCCAAAAGCTTTCACAATTGACATCTTTGTCTTTTTATCAAATACAGTATgcattaaaggaacacgccgacTTTTTGAGACTTTaccttattcaccgtatcccccagggTTAGAGAAGTTCATACACACCCTTTTCATCTGACACACCCactgctagcctagcttagcacaaagacttgaagtaaatggctccagctagcatactaaTCCCGATAAGTGACAAAAtacgccaacattttcctatttatatgttgtgatttgtatagtcacagtgtttaataacaaggtcatatgagacacagccatcttttaaccacatacagggaactatattctcagaaggcgaagcactgcttctTGGGCGGGAAGAGAAGTCccgtggtgaggagcagagagtttgtGCAAGCGTTGGGCTAATCACTccacccaagtagcagtgctatATGTGaatatacaaatcacaacatataaataggaaaatgttggcgttattttgtcacttattgggattagtatgctagctggagtcATTTACTTctagtctttgtgctaagctaggctagcggtgg
The DNA window shown above is from Paramisgurnus dabryanus chromosome 23, PD_genome_1.1, whole genome shotgun sequence and carries:
- the LOC135781797 gene encoding olfactomedin-4-like, encoding MLSYLLLLAVISTVQAEKIQGVEENNACVCKLSSSIWAFPAKRFEEVETQVQICDENLKNLQKKIKTNNVALQKMEFALKNITDRLEPFDYLNNNGLYNALQLRKLSQELEAIHQTATEAHQTNPNEDTRKLLKELDKTKSDIESMYNDNIFNLQTMKMRLRDLNNRAQTCKTIPDDFRSSCHQRIMTSISSPSVTKLNSLDKSYISGAWGRDAKLNEQIYWEHSLVSGNKRGNTIRIYKSYEDFMASKNYKDEYIASSYSHANAVQGSGTILYDNTVFYQCYNKAEICSYNILTKVTKRKPIVGAGFKNTFPYCYYSCRDWTDFDLEADQGAVWVIYATEENHGNIVVSRLDPVELNITHTWKTHLFKRSVTNTFMVCGVLYATRYVNAYREEVFYAFDTVTGQAINTLSIPFEKVAEGVANLHFNPVDRKLYLYNDAYLLAYDTVF